One Chloroflexota bacterium genomic window carries:
- the ctaD gene encoding cytochrome c oxidase subunit I — MATASHTLPGAGAPTGLLSWLTTVDHKKIGILYLYTTFFFFIIGGLEALTVRTQLAWSNLKFISADLYNQVFTMHGTTMIFLVVVPILAGFGNYFVPLLIGARDMAFPKLNMLSYWLLLAGGIVLNASFLLGGAPNAGWTSYAPLSTAVYSQGTSIDFWIIGLLLGGTSSTLGAINFLVTTITMRCPGMKMTELPMFAWSMVVTSVMVLFSTPMITVALLLLFLDRNFGTVYFSVPGGGDPLIWQNLFWFYSHPAVYIMVLPAMGIISEVLPVFSRKPLFGYQFIAWSSVFIMILGFSVWAHHMFQVGSPLQVDTFFATASMIIAVPTGIKIFNWIGTMWGGALKLTTAMLFAIGFIAMFVIGGITGVSLAIVPINWQVHDTYYVVGHLHYVLFGGSMFGIFSGLYYWGPKITGRKLNETLGKWHFWLHTLGFNLTFFGMHILGLLGMPRRIYTYASGQGWDVLNLISTIGAFTIAFSVLLFIVNWFVSLRSGEVAGDDPWGGATLEWATSSPPPVHNFDKVPTVKGLNPLWADAHPGEQSHY; from the coding sequence ATGGCAACTGCATCACACACCCTGCCCGGCGCCGGCGCGCCCACCGGCTTGCTCAGTTGGCTCACCACCGTTGACCACAAGAAGATCGGCATCCTCTATCTTTACACCACCTTCTTTTTCTTCATCATCGGCGGCCTCGAAGCCCTCACCGTCCGCACCCAACTAGCCTGGTCGAACCTCAAGTTCATCTCGGCTGACTTGTACAACCAGGTCTTCACCATGCACGGCACGACGATGATCTTCCTGGTGGTGGTTCCGATCCTGGCCGGGTTCGGCAACTACTTTGTGCCCCTGCTCATCGGCGCACGCGACATGGCCTTCCCCAAGCTCAACATGCTGTCGTACTGGCTTCTGCTGGCGGGCGGTATCGTCCTCAACGCCTCCTTCCTGTTGGGCGGCGCGCCCAATGCCGGCTGGACGAGCTACGCGCCGCTCTCGACCGCCGTCTATTCGCAGGGCACGTCCATTGACTTTTGGATCATCGGCTTGTTGCTGGGCGGCACGTCGTCCACCCTCGGCGCCATCAATTTTCTGGTGACAACCATTACCATGCGTTGCCCGGGCATGAAGATGACCGAACTGCCGATGTTCGCCTGGTCAATGGTCGTCACCTCCGTCATGGTGCTGTTCTCCACGCCGATGATCACCGTAGCCCTCTTGCTGTTATTCCTCGACCGCAACTTCGGCACGGTGTACTTCTCGGTTCCGGGCGGCGGCGACCCCCTCATCTGGCAAAATCTGTTCTGGTTCTATTCGCACCCGGCGGTGTACATCATGGTTCTGCCGGCCATGGGCATCATCTCGGAAGTTTTGCCGGTGTTCTCGCGCAAGCCTCTGTTTGGTTATCAGTTCATCGCCTGGTCGTCGGTGTTCATTATGATCCTCGGCTTCTCGGTCTGGGCGCACCACATGTTTCAAGTGGGGTCGCCGCTTCAGGTGGACACCTTCTTCGCCACGGCCAGCATGATCATTGCCGTGCCAACCGGCATCAAAATTTTCAACTGGATCGGCACGATGTGGGGCGGGGCGCTGAAGCTGACAACAGCCATGCTGTTTGCCATCGGTTTCATCGCCATGTTTGTCATTGGCGGCATCACCGGCGTGTCGCTGGCGATTGTGCCCATCAACTGGCAGGTTCATGATACTTACTATGTTGTCGGCCACTTGCATTATGTGCTCTTTGGCGGCTCCATGTTTGGCATCTTCTCCGGGCTGTATTACTGGGGGCCGAAGATCACGGGCCGCAAGCTGAATGAAACGCTGGGCAAGTGGCATTTCTGGCTTCACACCCTCGGCTTCAACCTGACCTTCTTTGGCATGCATATTTTGGGATTGTTGGGCATGCCGCGCCGCATCTACACTTACGCCTCGGGCCAGGGCTGGGATGTGCTCAACCTGATCTCGACGATTGGCGCGTTCACGATTGCCTTCTCGGTTCTGCTGTTCATTGTCAACTGGTTTGTCAGTCTCCGCTCGGGCGAGGTGGCCGGTGACGACCCGTGGGGCGGCGCCACCCTGGAGTGGGCCACCTCCTCACCGCCGCCGGTTCACAACTTCGACAAGGTTCCAACGGTGAAGGGCCTTAACCCGCTGTGGGCTGACGCGCACCCGGGCGAACAGTCACACTACTAA
- the coxB gene encoding cytochrome c oxidase subunit II, producing MKIRRPLIIIAIALFVLLVALPVMAQQGEPCTTCPVSFDTPSVLDPASDYAAESAKLFWFVFWIATGVFVLVETLLIVAVFRFRNRPASEAVQIHGNTKLEILWTSIPALILVVLLGFTLRSMAVIRAPVKGEPLKVVAVGHQWWWEFQYPDLGVITANQMIVPVGQPIEMELRSVDVQHGFWAPQLFGKMDAVPGRTNRMSFTVTEAGEYGAQCTQMCGEQHAQMRFQIIATPAGEFQTWAAGQQQVPPPPEGEAAVRGQEIFLLRCSACHTVGGTVAAGRVGPNLTHVSGRDFIAGGIMPRTDDNLRQWVQNAPSFKPGTLMPDFSIILSPQDMTDIVAYLSTLK from the coding sequence GTGAAAATACGCCGCCCCCTCATCATTATTGCAATCGCTCTGTTCGTCCTTCTTGTGGCGCTTCCGGTGATGGCTCAGCAAGGAGAGCCTTGCACCACTTGCCCCGTCTCGTTTGACACCCCCTCTGTTCTTGATCCAGCTTCCGATTACGCCGCCGAGTCGGCCAAGCTCTTCTGGTTCGTCTTCTGGATCGCCACCGGCGTGTTCGTCCTGGTCGAAACACTGCTCATCGTGGCTGTGTTTCGCTTCCGCAACCGGCCGGCCAGCGAGGCGGTGCAGATTCATGGCAACACCAAACTTGAAATCCTGTGGACATCCATCCCGGCGCTGATCCTGGTGGTGCTGTTGGGATTCACCTTGCGCTCGATGGCGGTGATTCGCGCGCCGGTAAAAGGCGAACCGCTGAAGGTGGTGGCCGTCGGCCACCAATGGTGGTGGGAGTTTCAATACCCCGACCTGGGCGTCATCACCGCCAACCAGATGATCGTGCCGGTCGGCCAGCCCATTGAAATGGAACTGCGCTCGGTGGACGTTCAACACGGATTCTGGGCGCCGCAATTGTTTGGCAAGATGGACGCTGTGCCGGGCCGCACCAACCGCATGAGCTTCACCGTCACCGAGGCCGGCGAATACGGCGCGCAATGCACGCAAATGTGCGGCGAGCAACACGCCCAGATGCGGTTTCAGATCATCGCCACGCCTGCCGGCGAGTTTCAAACGTGGGCCGCCGGGCAACAACAGGTTCCGCCTCCGCCCGAAGGCGAAGCGGCGGTTCGCGGCCAGGAAATTTTCCTTCTGCGTTGCTCGGCCTGTCATACTGTCGGCGGCACCGTTGCCGCCGGGCGGGTCGGCCCCAACCTCACCCACGTTTCAGGGCGCGACTTCATCGCCGGCGGCATCATGCCTCGCACCGACGACAACTTGAGGCAATGGGTGCAAAATGCCCCCTCTTTCAAACCCGGCACCCTCATGCCCGATTTTTCGATCATTCTCTCGCCTCAGGACATGACTGACATAGTGGCTTACCTGTCAACGCTCAAATGA
- a CDS encoding 2-oxoacid:ferredoxin oxidoreductase subunit beta: MTTVNAPKSNTKVNKLGLEKAVYKGLESTLCNGCGHDSISARIIDACFDLGIRSEFIAKFSGIGCSSKSPAYFLSRSHGFNSLHGRMPSVATGAMVANRELTGIGVSGDGDTGSIGFGQFKHAIRRNAPMVYIIENNGVYGLTKGQFSATSDVGQELKHAGINELPPIDLCLEAIVADCGFVARSFAGDPKQVTTLLKAALSFKGTAVLDIISPCVTFNDKDESTKSYSWGKAHNEHVIDATFVPYFEEIIVDYAPGEAKEVELHDGSKIVLKKLDRAHDATDRMAAIKLLEEAKHKQQFITGLIYINQSRADLREQEHLPETPLVHLPAAKLRPSKDSLVKLMEGMK, translated from the coding sequence ATGACAACTGTAAATGCTCCCAAAAGCAACACAAAGGTAAACAAGCTCGGCCTGGAGAAGGCCGTTTACAAAGGGCTGGAGTCTACGCTGTGCAACGGCTGCGGCCACGACTCGATCTCGGCTCGCATTATTGATGCTTGCTTTGATCTGGGCATCCGCTCGGAATTCATTGCCAAGTTCAGCGGCATTGGCTGTTCCAGCAAAAGCCCGGCTTACTTCCTCAGCCGCTCGCACGGCTTCAACTCTTTGCACGGGCGCATGCCGTCGGTAGCCACCGGGGCCATGGTCGCCAATCGCGAACTCACCGGCATCGGGGTAAGCGGTGACGGCGACACCGGCAGCATCGGCTTCGGCCAGTTCAAGCACGCCATTCGCCGCAACGCGCCGATGGTTTATATCATCGAGAACAACGGCGTGTACGGCCTTACCAAAGGCCAGTTCTCAGCCACGTCCGACGTCGGCCAGGAATTGAAGCACGCAGGCATCAATGAATTGCCGCCCATTGATTTGTGCCTGGAGGCGATTGTGGCCGACTGCGGTTTTGTGGCCCGCTCTTTCGCCGGCGACCCCAAGCAGGTGACGACTCTGCTCAAGGCGGCGCTCTCGTTCAAGGGCACGGCGGTGCTCGACATCATCAGCCCGTGTGTGACCTTCAACGACAAGGACGAGTCGACCAAGTCCTATTCGTGGGGCAAGGCTCACAACGAGCACGTCATTGACGCCACCTTCGTTCCGTACTTTGAAGAGATCATAGTAGACTACGCGCCCGGCGAGGCCAAAGAAGTGGAACTGCATGACGGCTCAAAGATTGTGCTCAAGAAGCTGGATCGCGCGCACGACGCCACCGACCGCATGGCCGCCATCAAACTGCTGGAAGAGGCCAAGCACAAGCAACAGTTCATCACCGGCCTGATCTACATTAACCAGTCTCGCGCCGACCTGCGCGAACAGGAGCACCTGCCGGAGACGCCGCTGGTTCACCTGCCCGCCGCCAAACTTCGCCCGTCGAAAGACTCGCTGGTGAAGTTGATGGAGGGGATGAAGTAA